The Xyrauchen texanus isolate HMW12.3.18 chromosome 38, RBS_HiC_50CHRs, whole genome shotgun sequence genome window below encodes:
- the LOC127631458 gene encoding NACHT, LRR and PYD domains-containing protein 3-like: MDPLLQVEDGTSCKSRLVEQRKCSKDWLIYLKDGSSEHRRMKSDSPESSCVSKISYGSKNIDPPYFDGFIKSEQRPHQQERPNSPECSCVSMRSDGSGDLPLVCGIHSKASDALKLYLKTKFHCLHEGTAHHKNPTLLNEIYTELYITDGGSNYNEIQQIEASCRRAGTEHTSIKCNDIFKPLPEQTFTPEKNIRTVLTKGDAGIGKTVSVQKFVLDWAEGKANQDIHLIFPLPFRELNLIMDQKLSLTDLLHNIFTETKEVAISNDELKFLFIFDGLDECCLPLDFQSNVRLCDVNKSASVDVLLTNLINGNLLPSALIWITSRPAAADRFSSECVDRVTEVRGFNDPQKDEYFRKRISDQILANEIITHLKSSRSLYIMCHIPVFCWISSTVLERLLSEAESGEIPKTLTQMYTHFLIIQANFKNEKDYDNSVTDEDMILNLGKLAFQQLMKSSLVFYEEDLRECGIDVTVALVYSGLCTQIFMEEFGLCQRKVYCFVHLSIQEHLGALYVHHSFTNHGMNVFHQITEPTHEVTNTQISVSDLHKRAVDEALKSKNGHLDLFLRFLLGFSLKSNQTLLQCLLTQTGEHLESREEIVKYIKKQIEEYTTPAKFINLFRCLNDLGDNTLEEQIQRYLNARALTTVKFSPLQWSAVVFVLLTSQNLKRFELKKYAWKTKCPQMVQVLQHLLPVVEASTSAQLDHCELTAKSCAPLAKALSSESSCLKELNMNGNKLQDEGAKLLSEGIQNPHCKLEILRLGDNGITDEGCAALASALISNPSHLKKLVLSNNNIGNSGIKLHDVLENPHCNLEILKLENCCISNESCAALAAALSSNPLYMKYLNLSRNNLGDSEVNLLFATLANPQCKLEILRLKECGLTYEGCAALALALRSNTHLKELDLSLNKLGDTGLKLLFDLPENPDFRLEALWLIGCNVTSEGCAALGSALISNFSYLKELNLSENKVGDSGVKLLSLALENPYCKLEALGLNDCDVTDEGCSALTSALKSKSSFLRKLHLCGNKLEDSAQELHALRTDPQWKLEKVNLNSIKGGSFSQSFDPEERPQ; the protein is encoded by the exons ATGGATCCTCTGCTGCAAGTTGAAGATGGAACCTCTTGTAAATCCAG ACTAGTCGAGCAGAGGAAATGCTCAAAGGATTGGTTGATTTATCTTAAAGATGGCAGTTCTGAACACAG AAGAATGAAATCTGACTCACCAGAGTCCAGCTGTGTGTCCAAGATCAGTTATGGGTCAAAGAATATAGATCCTCCTTATTTTGATGGTTTCATCAAGTCTGAACAAAG ACCACACCAGCAGGAGAGACCAAACTCACCAGAGTGCAGTTGTGTTTCCATGAGGAGTGATGGGTCAGGAGATCTTCCACTTGTTTGTGGCATACATTCAAAAGCCAG TGATGCACTCAAATTATATCTGAAGACAAAGTTTCACTGTTTGCATGAGGGAACAGCACATCACAAGAACCCAACACTCCTCAATGAGATCTACACTGAACTCTACATCACAGATGGTGGAAGTAATTATAATGAGATCCAACAGATTGAAGCATCATGCAGGAGAGCAGGAACAGAGCACACATCaataaaatgcaatgacatcttcaAACCCTTACCTGAACAAACTTTTACCCCAGAAAAAAACATCAGAACTGTCCTGACAAAGGGTGATGCTGGCATCGGAAAAACAGTCTCTGTGCAAAAGTTTGTTCTGGACTGGGCTGAAGGGAAAGCAAATCAAGACATTCACTTgatatttccacttcctttcagagaaCTCAACTTGATTATGGATCAAAAGCTCAGTCTTACAGATCTTCTTCACAACATTTTTACCGAAACAAAGGAAGTGGCCATATCTAATGATGAATTAAAATTTCTCTTCATTTTCGATGGTTTGGATGAGTGTTGTCTGCCTCTGGATTTTCAGAGTAATGTGAGGTTGTGTGATGTAAACAAATCAGCTTCAGTGGACGTTTTGCTGACAAACCTCATAAATGGGAATCTACTTCCTTCTGCTctcatctggatcacctccagaccagcTGCAGCTGATCGCTTCTCTTCTGAGTGTGTTGATCGAGTGACAGAGGTACGAGGCTTCAATGACCCACAGAAGGATGAATACTTCAGGAAGAGAATTAGCGATCAGATCCTGGCTAATGAAATCATCACACACCTGAAGTCATCAAGGAGCCTCTACATCATGTGTCATATACCAGTGTTCTGCTGGATTTCATCCACTGTTCTAGAGAGATtgttgagtgaagcagagagTGGAGAAATCCCCAAAACTCTCACTCAAATGTATACACACTTTCTGATTATTCAAGCAAACTTTAAAAATGAGAAAGACTATGATAACTCAGTGACAGATGAAGACATGATCCTCAACCTGGGGAAACTGGCTTTTCAACAGCTTATGAAAAGCAGCTTGGTCTTCTATGAGGAAGATCTGAGAGAGTGTGGTATTGATGTTACGGTAGCATTAGTGTACTCTGGATTGTGCACTCAGATCTTCATGGAGGAATTTGGACTGTGTCAAAGGAAGGTGTACTGTTTTGTCCACCTGAGCATTCAGGAACATCTGGGGGCTCTATATGTTCATCACTCCTTCACAAACCATGGCATGAATGTGTTTCACCAAATTACTGAACCAACTCATGAAGTAACTAATACACAGATTTCAGTGTCAGACCTGCACAAGAGAGCTGTGGATGAGGCCTTAAAGAGTAAAAATGGACATCTGGACCTTTTTCTTCGCTTCCTTCTGGGGTTCTCCCTGAAGTCCAATCAGACTCTCTTGCAATGCCTACTGACACAGACAGGAGAACATTTAGAAAGCCGAGAGGAAATAGTCAAGTACATAAAGAAGCAGATAGAGGAATATACCACCCCAGCTAAATTTATCAATCTGTTCCGCTGTCTTAACGATCTGGGGGACAACACACTGGAAGAACAAATTCAACGTTATCTGAATGCTAGAGCTCTGACAACAGTGAAATTCTCCCCCTTACAGTGGTCAGCTGTGGTGTTTGTTCTTCTGACTTCACAGAACTTGAAAAGGTTTGAGTTAAAGAAATATGCCTGGAAAACCAAATGTCCACAAATGGTGCAAGTTCTTCAGCATCTACTACCAGTGGTTGAAGCATCCACATCAGCTCA ACTTGATCACTGTGAACTGACAGCAAAAAGCTGTGCCCCTCTAGCCAAAGCTCTCAGCTCTGAATCTTCATGTTTAAAGGAACTGAATATGAATGGAAATAAACTGCAGGATGAAGGAGcaaagctgctctctgaaggaatacagaatcctcactgtaaactTGAAATACTGAG GCTGGGGGATAATGGTAtcacagatgaaggttgtgctgctctgGCTTCAGCTTTGATCTCAAACCCCTCACATCTAAAAAAACTGGTTTTGTCTAACAATAATATAGGAAATTCAGGAATAAAGCTGCATGATGTGCTGGAGAATCCTCACTGTAACCTGGAAATACTGAA GTTAGAGAATTGTTGTATAAGTAATGAGAGTTGTGCTGCTCTGGCTGCAGCTCTGAGTTCAAACCCCTTATACATGAAATATCTGAATCTGTCTAGAAATAATCTAGGAGATTCAGAAGTGAATCTGCTCTTTGCTACACTGGCAAATCCTCAATGTAAACTGGAGATTCTGAG GCTGAAAGAGTGTGGTCTTACATatgaaggttgtgctgctctAGCTTTAGCTCTGAGATCAAACACACACCTTAAAGAGCTGGATTTGTCTTTAAATAAACTTGGAGACACAGGACTTAAACTACTCTTTGATCTACCCGAGAATCCTGACTTCAGACTTGAAGCACTGTG GTTGATTGGTTGTAATGTGACAAGtgaaggttgtgctgctctgGGTTCAGCTTTGATCTCAAACTTCTCATACTTAAAGGAACTGAATCTCTCTGAAAACAAAGTTGGAGACTCTGGAGTGAAGTTGCTCTCTTTAGCGCTGGAGAATCCTTACTGCAAACTGGAGGCCCTGGG